Proteins encoded in a region of the Gemmobacter sp. 24YEA27 genome:
- the fabG gene encoding 3-oxoacyl-ACP reductase FabG: MLTSLQGRSVIVTGGSKGIGRGIARVFARAGVKLTIAGRDKVALAAAVAEMNEAGATARSAVCDVSDYDQVQRMVDEAAEAQGGLHVICANAGSFPQVKMVDMSPAEWDQMMANNLRSTFLCVKAAIPHFERAGKGRVVVTSSITGPVTGYPGWSHYGASKAGQLGFIKTAAMELARYNTTINAVMPGNIVTEGLEGLGADYLKTMAASIPLKRLGAVEDIGNAALFFASDEAAYITGQQIIVDGGQILPESLEAIESI; the protein is encoded by the coding sequence ATGCTGACGTCATTGCAGGGCCGGAGTGTCATCGTTACCGGCGGATCAAAAGGGATCGGGCGCGGCATCGCGCGGGTCTTTGCCCGGGCCGGTGTGAAACTGACCATTGCCGGGCGCGACAAGGTGGCGCTGGCGGCGGCCGTGGCCGAGATGAACGAGGCAGGGGCGACAGCCCGCAGCGCCGTCTGCGATGTGAGCGATTACGACCAGGTGCAGCGCATGGTCGATGAGGCGGCCGAAGCCCAGGGCGGGCTGCATGTGATCTGCGCCAATGCCGGATCCTTCCCGCAGGTGAAGATGGTCGATATGTCGCCCGCCGAATGGGACCAGATGATGGCGAACAACCTGCGCTCGACCTTCCTCTGCGTCAAAGCCGCGATCCCGCATTTCGAACGGGCCGGCAAAGGCCGCGTGGTGGTCACCTCTTCGATCACCGGGCCGGTGACAGGCTATCCGGGCTGGTCGCATTACGGCGCGTCGAAGGCCGGGCAGCTTGGTTTCATCAAGACCGCCGCGATGGAGCTGGCGCGCTACAACACCACGATCAACGCGGTGATGCCGGGCAATATCGTGACAGAGGGGCTTGAGGGGCTGGGCGCGGATTACCTGAAAACCATGGCCGCATCGATCCCGCTGAAACGGCTGGGTGCCGTCGAGGATATCGGCAATGCGGCGCTGTTTTTCGCATCGGATGAGGCGGCCTATATCACGGGGCAGCAGATCATCGTCGATGGGGGGCAGATCCTGCCGGAATCCCTGGAAGCCATCGAGTCGATCTGA
- a CDS encoding BMC domain-containing protein: protein MANLAIGMIETRGYVPALAAADAMVKAANVEIVARNEVGGGLVSVVVRGDVGAVKAATEAGAEAAAQIGEVTAVHVIPRPHGDLAKHFDALKA from the coding sequence ATGGCTAATCTTGCAATCGGAATGATCGAAACCAGGGGTTATGTGCCGGCGCTTGCAGCGGCGGATGCCATGGTCAAGGCCGCCAATGTCGAAATCGTCGCCCGTAACGAGGTCGGCGGAGGCCTGGTTTCGGTCGTGGTGCGCGGCGATGTCGGCGCGGTGAAGGCCGCGACCGAGGCCGGGGCCGAGGCCGCGGCCCAGATCGGCGAAGTGACCGCCGTCCATGTTATCCCGCGCCCGCATGGCGATCTCGCAAAGCATTTCGACGCGCTTAAGGCCTGA
- a CDS encoding EutN/CcmL family microcompartment protein has protein sequence MIRARVSGRLWSTRHIGTLPTGALLEVETETGAKLIAFDPLGCAEGEAVLITQGSVAAAWFTERAAPVDALIIGSIDEESAGKPAAKRK, from the coding sequence ATGATAAGGGCGCGCGTCAGCGGCAGGCTCTGGTCCACCCGCCATATCGGCACGCTTCCCACCGGGGCGCTGCTGGAGGTTGAGACCGAAACCGGCGCAAAACTGATTGCCTTCGACCCTCTGGGCTGTGCCGAGGGCGAGGCTGTGCTGATCACCCAGGGCTCGGTTGCAGCCGCCTGGTTTACCGAACGCGCGGCGCCGGTTGACGCATTGATCATCGGTTCCATCGACGAAGAATCTGCCGGGAAACCGGCTGCGAAACGCAAGTAA
- a CDS encoding DeoR/GlpR family DNA-binding transcription regulator → MKPSRSRKEQRQDNILSALEANPAQRVNQLAEELDVSTETIRRDLAELDQAGRLSRTYGGAIVAQNRFEPLLNDRINLNVAERQAIASRALQEVAGEEALLLGGGATMLQFARVLRNIMRRITVITPAYPIALELSSNPLIEIVLLPGGFEPQERMVCGPETIRAVERYRAPVVLIGASGVSIDGISEAMLGVGEVYSAMLASAGRSYVLADHSKFEKRALVLLDRWHDGLSLITDREPAAELSAALRRNGSGLLLPD, encoded by the coding sequence GTGAAACCGAGCAGATCGCGCAAGGAGCAGCGCCAGGACAACATCCTCAGCGCGCTTGAGGCCAATCCGGCGCAGCGGGTGAACCAGCTTGCCGAAGAGCTGGATGTTTCGACCGAGACGATCAGACGCGACCTTGCCGAACTGGATCAGGCCGGCCGGCTCAGCCGCACCTATGGGGGTGCGATCGTGGCGCAGAACCGCTTCGAGCCCCTGCTCAACGACCGCATCAATCTTAATGTAGCCGAACGCCAGGCCATTGCCAGCCGGGCGCTGCAGGAGGTGGCGGGCGAAGAGGCATTGCTGCTTGGCGGCGGTGCCACGATGCTGCAATTCGCGCGGGTGCTGCGCAACATCATGCGCCGCATCACCGTGATTACCCCGGCCTACCCCATCGCGCTGGAACTGTCGTCAAACCCGCTCATCGAAATCGTTCTTCTGCCCGGCGGGTTCGAGCCGCAGGAGCGGATGGTCTGCGGCCCCGAAACCATCCGCGCGGTGGAACGTTACCGGGCACCTGTGGTCCTGATCGGCGCCTCGGGGGTCAGCATCGACGGGATCAGCGAGGCGATGCTGGGGGTTGGCGAAGTCTACTCCGCCATGCTGGCCAGTGCGGGCCGCTCTTATGTGCTGGCCGATCACAGCAAGTTTGAAAAGCGGGCGCTTGTGCTGCTTGACCGGTGGCATGACGGGCTCTCGCTCATCACAGATCGCGAACCGGCGGCGGAACTGTCAGCGGCCCTGCGCCGCAACGGATCAGGATTGCTTTTGCCAGACTGA
- a CDS encoding aminotransferase class III-fold pyridoxal phosphate-dependent enzyme — protein sequence MFNYGYFSFDSKAELLAKSIEYWNPGKTKFWQDAGIDMVIDRREGYYLYDMSGRRLIDLHLNGGTYNFGHRNPELVATLKSALDYFDMGNHWFPSVARAAFAEKLVKTTNHMQYAIFGAGGAEAVEIALKTARYATKRRKIVSIIKGYHGHSGLSVATGDERFSKIFLADKPDEFIQVPFNDIDALDRALKGRDVAGFIIETIPATYGFPMPDDGYLKACQDLCRRYGTLYIADEVQTGLMRCGTMWGWQSYGLEPDMFVTGKGLGGGIYPISACVVTEKCGGWLHEDGAAHISTSGGSELGCIVGHQVIDILQRPEVIANVQSVAEFFRRALTQMMAAHSDIFVGVRQRGVILGLEYDHPEGAVAVSRALYEHGVWAIFSSLDKRVLQFKPGVLLDVATCQEIIDRMEAAMPRARALLRDMRRAA from the coding sequence GTGTTCAATTACGGATACTTCAGCTTCGATTCGAAAGCAGAACTGCTTGCGAAATCGATCGAATACTGGAACCCCGGCAAGACAAAGTTCTGGCAGGATGCCGGGATCGATATGGTGATCGACCGGCGTGAGGGATATTACCTTTACGACATGTCGGGCCGCAGGCTGATCGACCTGCATCTCAATGGCGGGACGTATAATTTTGGCCATCGCAACCCCGAATTGGTGGCGACGCTGAAATCCGCGCTCGACTATTTCGACATGGGCAATCACTGGTTCCCGTCAGTGGCCCGCGCGGCCTTTGCCGAAAAGCTGGTGAAGACCACAAACCACATGCAATACGCAATCTTCGGCGCAGGTGGCGCGGAAGCTGTGGAGATTGCGCTGAAAACTGCCCGATATGCCACAAAACGCCGCAAGATCGTTTCGATCATCAAAGGCTATCACGGCCATTCCGGTCTGTCGGTTGCCACCGGAGACGAGCGGTTCTCAAAGATCTTCCTCGCGGACAAGCCCGATGAATTCATCCAGGTGCCGTTCAACGACATCGACGCGCTGGATCGCGCCCTGAAGGGTCGGGATGTCGCTGGTTTCATTATCGAAACCATCCCGGCGACCTATGGGTTCCCGATGCCGGACGATGGCTATCTGAAGGCCTGCCAGGACCTCTGCCGCCGGTATGGCACCCTTTATATCGCCGATGAGGTTCAGACCGGGCTGATGCGCTGCGGCACGATGTGGGGCTGGCAAAGCTATGGGCTGGAGCCGGATATGTTTGTCACCGGCAAGGGACTTGGCGGCGGCATTTACCCGATTTCGGCCTGTGTGGTGACCGAAAAATGTGGCGGCTGGCTGCATGAGGATGGCGCCGCGCATATCTCGACCTCGGGCGGGTCAGAGCTTGGCTGTATCGTCGGTCATCAGGTGATCGACATCCTGCAACGCCCCGAGGTGATTGCGAATGTGCAGTCGGTGGCAGAGTTCTTCCGCCGCGCGCTGACACAGATGATGGCGGCCCACAGCGATATTTTCGTGGGCGTCCGTCAGCGCGGTGTCATTCTCGGGCTGGAATATGACCATCCCGAAGGCGCGGTCGCGGTGTCGCGAGCGCTTTATGAACATGGGGTCTGGGCGATTTTTTCCTCGCTCGACAAACGGGTGTTGCAGTTCAAGCCGGGTGTGTTGCTGGATGTGGCAACCTGCCAGGAAATCATTGACCGGATGGAGGCCGCGATGCCGCGCGCCCGTGCTTTGCTGCGCGATATGCGCCGCGCGGCCTGA
- the tnpB gene encoding IS66 family insertion sequence element accessory protein TnpB (TnpB, as the term is used for proteins encoded by IS66 family insertion elements, is considered an accessory protein, since TnpC, encoded by a neighboring gene, is a DDE family transposase.) has product MVATKAIDFRKGHDSLAAMVKNELHKDPFTGTVFVFRAKKADRLKLLYWDGTGLVMAYKRLEEHMFTWPAVKDGLLMMNHAQFEALFAGLDWRRVRAIAAKAPEAVE; this is encoded by the coding sequence ATGGTGGCCACGAAGGCCATCGATTTTCGCAAAGGTCATGATAGCCTGGCCGCGATGGTGAAGAACGAGTTGCACAAGGATCCGTTCACCGGCACCGTCTTTGTGTTCCGGGCCAAGAAGGCGGACCGGCTGAAGCTGCTCTACTGGGACGGCACCGGGTTGGTGATGGCTTACAAACGGCTCGAAGAGCATATGTTTACCTGGCCTGCGGTGAAGGACGGGCTGCTGATGATGAATCATGCCCAGTTCGAAGCTCTGTTCGCCGGGCTGGATTGGCGCCGGGTTCGGGCCATCGCGGCAAAGGCACCGGAGGCGGTGGAATAG
- a CDS encoding BMC domain-containing protein gives MTDLRAFIFIDQLQPQTLAYTSTWMRGTLPRARMAAQIIEIAPGLDVEALTDTVLKSAEVRAGFLVVERQFGTLQFHARSTAEVQAGAAAALSAMGKTREDAEKPKIMASKIVTRIDDQHAFLMNRNKTGSMVLAGESVYLLECQPAAYAILACNEAEKEADIKVIDMRMIGANGRLYLAGSEADVRNARDAAERALREAGAGR, from the coding sequence GTGACCGATCTTCGTGCCTTCATCTTTATCGACCAGCTTCAGCCGCAGACGCTTGCCTATACCTCCACCTGGATGCGGGGCACCCTGCCCCGCGCCCGGATGGCGGCGCAGATCATCGAGATCGCGCCGGGTCTCGATGTCGAGGCGCTGACCGACACGGTGCTGAAAAGCGCCGAGGTGCGGGCGGGCTTTCTGGTGGTCGAGCGCCAGTTCGGCACGCTGCAATTCCATGCCCGCTCGACCGCCGAAGTTCAGGCCGGGGCGGCGGCAGCGCTGTCAGCCATGGGCAAGACGCGCGAGGATGCGGAAAAGCCGAAGATCATGGCGTCGAAGATCGTGACGCGGATCGATGACCAGCACGCGTTTTTGATGAACCGCAACAAGACCGGCTCCATGGTTCTGGCCGGAGAGAGCGTCTACCTGCTGGAATGCCAGCCGGCGGCTTACGCGATCCTCGCCTGTAACGAGGCCGAGAAAGAGGCGGATATCAAGGTCATCGACATGCGGATGATCGGCGCCAACGGGCGACTTTATCTTGCCGGAAGCGAAGCCGATGTCCGCAATGCCCGCGATGCGGCGGAACGCGCACTGCGTGAGGCAGGGGCGGGCCGATGA
- a CDS encoding ABC transporter permease — translation MRTVSNTTRIALYLYGLLILLVLYLPLVSVGFASVSKARYLSFPVNRYTSEWMVQAVTSPNVHALVLTSLKIAVLVTLLSMILGFFGALAFARFQWRYRPLFQKLILLPIFFPQTVLGLALLIWFSALGVQPSWKTAVIAHLVWIAPITTLIIAIRAYAFDPALEEAARDMGASTFTILREVTLPLLMPGVISAGLFAFLLSWGNFPLSLFTTGLDSTLPKWLYARMVSGYTPQIPRLGFCRSPARPR, via the coding sequence ATGAGAACGGTCTCCAACACCACCCGCATCGCGCTATATCTTTATGGGTTGCTGATCCTGCTGGTGCTTTACCTGCCGCTGGTTTCGGTCGGCTTCGCATCGGTCTCGAAGGCGCGGTATCTGAGCTTTCCGGTCAACCGCTATACCAGTGAATGGATGGTCCAGGCGGTGACCAGCCCGAACGTCCACGCCCTGGTGCTGACCTCGCTGAAGATCGCGGTGCTGGTGACCCTGCTGTCGATGATCCTCGGCTTCTTCGGTGCCCTTGCTTTCGCGCGTTTCCAGTGGCGGTATCGCCCGCTGTTCCAGAAGCTGATCCTGCTGCCGATTTTCTTCCCGCAAACGGTGCTGGGGCTTGCGCTGCTGATCTGGTTTTCGGCGCTTGGGGTTCAGCCCAGCTGGAAGACCGCCGTGATCGCGCATCTGGTCTGGATTGCGCCCATCACCACGCTGATCATCGCGATCCGCGCCTATGCCTTTGATCCGGCGCTGGAAGAGGCGGCGCGGGATATGGGCGCCTCGACCTTTACAATCCTGCGCGAGGTGACGCTGCCCCTGCTGATGCCGGGGGTGATTTCTGCGGGGCTCTTCGCCTTTCTGCTGTCCTGGGGGAATTTCCCGCTCTCGCTCTTCACCACAGGGCTCGATTCAACTTTGCCCAAATGGCTCTATGCCCGGATGGTCTCCGGCTACACGCCGCAGATCCCGCGCTTGGGGTTCTGTCGGTCGCCGGCTCGGCCACGCTGA
- a CDS encoding aldehyde dehydrogenase family protein, protein MQLHDDAPRLQVPDRAEQAAKMKIERATWAGQAFAKFDRAAVMRIARAVAEAAHQSAAHFAETAVAETGMGVVADKKLKNELSAHPLLDFYENLDLVNPKVDADRRMIELPRPAGVVLALTPATNPVSTLYYKTILAILSRNAILFSPHPLAKRCCNEAAARLEAAAQAAGAPSGLIQCVEEPSVPLVQSLMTSPKVQVILATGGGPMVRAAYSSGNPAIGVGPGNAPVYVDPGCDQMVAARRIIDSKAFDNSVLCTNESVLISQEQDRSRLERALRAGGAHICNAAEVAKLRDWLFPGGHLNTSAVGKSAVWIAGQAGLRVVASTRVLVAPVELVGIDEQLTKEKLCPVLGWALVTNAAHGASMAQMILRMSGAGHSAAIHTDDPQLALDFASALSVYRVVVNAPCSQGAAGFATHLAPSFMIGTGYFGRSSVGENIGPQHLVHWTRLAWNSDPAMKPGDLSGLRPSFEGPGATRPQPVASAIAPPAATSRPAGEGGVDRDLLRELILQELRDLTRGQS, encoded by the coding sequence ATGCAGCTTCATGACGATGCGCCGCGCCTGCAGGTCCCTGACCGGGCAGAGCAGGCGGCGAAGATGAAAATCGAACGCGCCACCTGGGCGGGGCAGGCCTTCGCGAAATTCGACCGGGCCGCTGTGATGCGGATCGCCCGCGCCGTGGCCGAGGCGGCGCATCAGTCTGCCGCGCATTTTGCCGAAACGGCGGTGGCGGAAACCGGCATGGGCGTGGTGGCCGACAAAAAGCTCAAGAACGAGCTGTCGGCGCATCCCCTGCTGGATTTCTACGAAAATCTCGATCTGGTGAACCCGAAAGTGGACGCGGATCGCCGGATGATCGAATTGCCGCGCCCGGCGGGCGTGGTGCTGGCGCTGACGCCTGCGACCAATCCGGTTTCGACGCTGTATTACAAGACGATCCTTGCCATTCTGTCGCGCAATGCGATCCTGTTCAGCCCGCATCCGCTGGCAAAGCGCTGCTGCAATGAGGCAGCCGCGCGGCTGGAGGCGGCAGCACAGGCGGCGGGCGCGCCTTCGGGTCTGATCCAATGTGTTGAAGAGCCTTCGGTGCCGCTGGTGCAATCGCTGATGACCTCGCCAAAGGTGCAGGTGATCCTTGCGACAGGCGGCGGGCCGATGGTGCGGGCAGCCTATTCCTCGGGCAACCCGGCGATTGGCGTCGGGCCGGGCAATGCCCCGGTCTATGTCGATCCCGGCTGCGATCAGATGGTTGCGGCAAGGCGGATCATCGACAGCAAGGCTTTTGATAATTCAGTGCTTTGCACCAATGAAAGCGTGCTGATCTCGCAGGAGCAGGATCGCAGCCGGCTGGAACGCGCGCTGCGGGCAGGCGGGGCACATATCTGCAACGCGGCCGAGGTGGCGAAACTGCGCGACTGGCTGTTCCCGGGCGGGCATCTGAACACTTCCGCCGTGGGCAAATCGGCGGTCTGGATCGCAGGGCAGGCGGGCTTGCGTGTGGTGGCCTCGACCCGGGTGCTGGTGGCACCGGTGGAGCTGGTCGGCATCGACGAGCAGCTGACGAAGGAAAAGCTTTGCCCGGTTCTGGGCTGGGCCCTGGTCACCAATGCTGCCCATGGTGCAAGCATGGCGCAGATGATCCTGCGGATGAGCGGGGCCGGCCATTCCGCCGCGATCCATACCGACGATCCACAGCTGGCGCTCGATTTCGCAAGCGCGCTCTCGGTTTACCGCGTGGTGGTCAATGCGCCCTGTTCCCAGGGTGCCGCCGGTTTCGCGACGCATCTGGCGCCGTCCTTCATGATCGGCACCGGCTATTTCGGCCGGTCTTCCGTGGGCGAGAATATAGGGCCGCAGCATCTGGTTCACTGGACGCGGCTGGCCTGGAATTCCGACCCCGCGATGAAGCCGGGCGATCTGAGCGGCCTGCGCCCCTCTTTCGAAGGGCCGGGCGCCACGCGCCCGCAACCGGTCGCCAGTGCCATTGCGCCGCCCGCTGCGACCAGCCGGCCCGCCGGCGAGGGCGGTGTCGACCGCGACCTGCTGCGCGAGCTTATTTTGCAGGAACTCCGTGATCTGACGAGGGGCCAGTCGTGA
- a CDS encoding ABC transporter permease translates to MHRLEGRLGFLSGLPIIVLLLLAFIMPLFVVAGFAIMPQKVFELTHLPDFSSFAVIWEQGYYRSLLRSLGLALMTTVILFIVCWPLAYGMAKVFGRFTIVITLAVVLILFVSENIRLFGWSLSLMKGGLLEGYLRSLTGLSFETPLYDWPVIVFGMAYVYFPFMLFPLAQGISLVPDDARLAASDLGASPARILFEIEMPLAAPGIMVGSLLTFVLSAGAVAEAKLLGGRSVVVLTDDVESAFTFAQNWPLGSALSLMLIVIVALLVLVPVSRVNLDAIMGRKP, encoded by the coding sequence ATGCACAGGCTTGAGGGACGGCTTGGCTTTCTGAGCGGCCTGCCGATCATCGTTCTGCTGCTGCTGGCCTTCATCATGCCGCTTTTCGTGGTGGCGGGCTTCGCCATCATGCCGCAAAAAGTATTCGAGCTGACCCATCTCCCCGATTTTTCCTCTTTCGCGGTGATCTGGGAACAGGGCTATTACCGTTCGCTGCTGCGCTCGCTGGGGCTTGCCCTGATGACCACGGTGATCCTGTTCATCGTCTGCTGGCCGCTGGCTTACGGCATGGCGAAGGTCTTCGGACGCTTTACCATCGTAATCACCCTGGCGGTCGTGCTGATCCTTTTCGTGTCCGAGAATATCCGTCTGTTCGGCTGGAGCCTCTCTTTGATGAAGGGCGGATTGTTGGAGGGCTATCTGCGTTCGCTGACCGGGCTGAGCTTCGAGACACCGCTTTATGACTGGCCGGTGATCGTCTTTGGCATGGCCTATGTCTATTTCCCCTTCATGCTGTTTCCGCTGGCCCAGGGCATCAGCCTTGTCCCGGACGATGCCCGCCTTGCCGCCTCGGATCTTGGCGCGAGCCCGGCGCGCATCCTGTTCGAGATTGAAATGCCGCTGGCCGCACCCGGCATCATGGTGGGAAGCCTGCTGACCTTCGTCCTCTCTGCCGGTGCGGTAGCCGAGGCAAAGCTTTTGGGCGGGCGCTCGGTTGTGGTGCTGACCGATGATGTCGAAAGCGCCTTCACCTTCGCGCAGAACTGGCCGCTCGGATCGGCTCTGTCGCTGATGCTGATCGTCATTGTCGCCCTTCTGGTGCTGGTGCCGGTCAGCCGCGTAAACCTTGATGCGATCATGGGGAGGAAACCATGA
- a CDS encoding ABC transporter ATP-binding protein, which produces MVAQPFVRIENVTKRFGRFTALDRISLDIAEGEFLTIVGPSGSGKSTLIRLLVGIDDVSDGTISLNGTRIDTMPANKRPTCMVFQSLALFPHMSVGRNIEFPQKLKKVTPEARKARTLDLLRLLRLPEEYYGKMISQLSGGERQRVALARALAFDPQIIVFDEPLSALDYRLRKTLEKELKDLHARTGKTFVYITHSLEEAMVMSDRIAIMKQGRFEQIAVAEEIYSRPVSRFVASFMGEVNLFEAREDNGLVRWKDPGVTAAPGALTLPQGWRGALMVRPELLRFIGDGMSADFTLSGNVVAEYALGSRIQYSVETGAGTLITVERPFEARLASGTGTPVTLGWDRDAVHPIPEEVDHAQA; this is translated from the coding sequence ATGGTTGCTCAGCCCTTCGTGCGGATCGAGAATGTCACCAAACGCTTCGGTCGCTTTACTGCGCTTGACCGGATCAGCCTCGATATTGCCGAGGGAGAATTTCTGACCATCGTCGGCCCTTCGGGCAGCGGCAAATCCACCCTGATCCGGCTGCTGGTCGGCATTGACGACGTGTCTGACGGCACGATCAGTCTGAACGGCACCCGCATAGACACCATGCCCGCGAACAAGCGCCCGACCTGTATGGTGTTCCAGTCGCTTGCTCTGTTCCCGCATATGAGCGTCGGCAGGAATATCGAATTTCCGCAAAAGCTGAAAAAGGTGACGCCAGAAGCGCGCAAGGCCCGCACGCTGGATCTGCTGCGGCTGCTGCGATTGCCGGAAGAGTATTATGGCAAGATGATCAGCCAGCTTTCGGGCGGCGAACGTCAGCGGGTCGCCCTGGCGCGGGCACTGGCCTTCGATCCGCAGATCATTGTCTTTGACGAGCCCCTGTCGGCGCTGGACTACCGGCTGCGGAAAACCCTGGAAAAAGAGCTGAAAGACCTGCACGCCCGCACCGGCAAGACCTTTGTCTATATCACCCATTCGCTGGAAGAGGCGATGGTGATGTCTGACCGCATCGCCATCATGAAGCAGGGCCGTTTCGAGCAGATCGCCGTGGCCGAGGAGATCTATTCCCGCCCGGTCAGCCGTTTCGTCGCCAGCTTCATGGGCGAGGTCAATCTGTTTGAAGCGCGCGAGGATAACGGGTTGGTCCGCTGGAAGGACCCGGGCGTCACCGCCGCCCCTGGCGCGCTGACCCTGCCGCAGGGCTGGCGCGGTGCGCTGATGGTACGACCCGAGCTGCTGCGGTTCATCGGCGATGGTATGTCTGCGGATTTCACCCTTTCCGGCAATGTGGTGGCCGAATACGCGCTCGGCTCCCGCATCCAGTATTCGGTCGAGACCGGTGCCGGGACACTGATCACGGTTGAGCGGCCCTTTGAGGCGCGGCTTGCCTCGGGCACCGGCACGCCCGTCACCCTCGGCTGGGACCGGGACGCGGTCCATCCGATCCCTGAGGAGGTGGATCATGCACAGGCTTGA
- a CDS encoding PotD/PotF family extracellular solute-binding protein, translated as MITRRQFSLGAAGLAGLSAFSMPGRALADRNNQLNILCWEGYNSDTVLNPFRTAHPGATVRAESGTSDPEMVNRLRAGEIGTWDLINVNQPWARGELSRDNLIRPLNKERFLPWFDKMTPEFARPYALAFGENGDLLGLPQRYGPFSFVVNTDKISQESAEEQGWNLFFDPAMKGRYGLLTYDNWNVIHLCLAAGLDPFRPVEGADAEKFAETCRQIVAGARMMTDDLVAMNTALINGEIDAYFTGGTYTASPARYDGATFVRAITPRSGPVEGKGGVVWVELTSAVNNPDPSSLAEDFLEFVQQPEICKAVAFSEGTYNPIAQMGNPEVMALFDDEMLEAIQFDTLEDELSRCLEFDVVPSYDALLATYVAARRG; from the coding sequence ATGATTACGAGACGTCAGTTCTCGCTGGGGGCGGCCGGTTTGGCTGGTCTTTCGGCGTTTTCGATGCCGGGCCGTGCGCTCGCAGACCGCAACAATCAGCTCAATATCCTGTGCTGGGAAGGCTATAACTCGGATACGGTGCTGAACCCGTTCCGCACGGCGCATCCCGGTGCCACGGTGCGCGCCGAAAGCGGCACCTCGGACCCCGAGATGGTCAACCGGCTGCGCGCGGGCGAAATCGGAACCTGGGATCTTATCAATGTCAATCAGCCCTGGGCACGGGGCGAGCTGAGTCGTGACAACCTGATCAGACCGCTGAACAAAGAGCGTTTCCTGCCCTGGTTCGACAAGATGACGCCGGAATTTGCCAGACCCTATGCGCTGGCTTTTGGCGAGAACGGTGATCTTCTGGGCCTGCCGCAGCGCTACGGGCCGTTCTCTTTCGTGGTCAATACAGACAAGATCAGCCAGGAAAGTGCCGAGGAACAGGGCTGGAACCTGTTCTTTGATCCGGCGATGAAGGGCCGCTATGGCCTTCTGACCTATGACAACTGGAATGTGATCCATCTCTGCCTTGCCGCCGGACTTGATCCGTTCCGGCCGGTCGAGGGCGCCGATGCCGAAAAATTCGCCGAGACCTGCAGGCAGATCGTCGCCGGGGCACGGATGATGACCGATGATCTGGTGGCGATGAACACCGCGCTGATCAATGGCGAGATCGACGCTTATTTCACCGGCGGTACCTATACCGCTTCGCCCGCCCGGTATGACGGGGCGACCTTCGTGCGCGCGATCACGCCGCGCAGCGGACCGGTCGAGGGCAAGGGTGGCGTTGTCTGGGTCGAGCTGACCTCGGCGGTGAACAACCCCGATCCCTCGTCGCTGGCCGAGGATTTCCTTGAATTCGTGCAACAGCCCGAAATCTGCAAGGCCGTGGCGTTTTCTGAGGGCACCTACAACCCGATTGCCCAGATGGGCAATCCCGAGGTCATGGCGCTGTTCGACGACGAGATGCTGGAAGCGATCCAGTTCGACACCCTGGAAGACGAGCTGTCGCGCTGTCTCGAATTCGATGTCGTACCCTCTTACGACGCCCTGCTTGCGACCTATGTCGCGGCAAGACGCGGCTGA